The following proteins are encoded in a genomic region of Clostridium kluyveri:
- a CDS encoding spore germination protein yields the protein MKKFFNSGNISTSTCIYTQKLPNDEESLPLSKSIADNLNILRSLFSNCIDIVYHEFIIDAIQRSSALIFINGLANVKLINENILTSIMDIKEISSEDLALTHVIEITKKHFLKIANTSEISTIGEVVYALLNGNTVFLLDGDIKALKMTTPGWKEKNVSETNVEKVLRGSNEGFTENISINISQLRRRIKSYQLKIEEFIVGRQTQTKINITYLQGIVDDSIVKEVRKRIEKIDVDSILESGYIEELIEDTPYTVFPQIQHSERPDRVAAGILEGRVAILIDDTPCALILPATMIQFLQASEDYYERYPTALFIRLIRLIFFGISLLLPGCFVAVILYHKEMIPTPLLIGILGAARGVPFPILVEALMMEITFEAFREAGIRLPAPSNQTVGMVGAIVIGEAAVRAGIVSPITVIIIAITAIASFSIPSYDMGYAIRILRFCMIFLGGFLGLYGIMLGVILILIHLSSLRSFGVNYLSPISPLNLKEFKDVIIRFPWWHMNHRPHYASDSQRQRPYLKPDPPDENKKDEKRQ from the coding sequence GTGAAGAAATTTTTTAACTCTGGCAATATTTCAACTTCAACCTGTATTTACACACAAAAATTACCTAATGATGAAGAATCTTTACCTCTAAGCAAATCTATTGCAGACAACTTAAATATTTTACGCAGCTTATTTTCCAATTGCATTGATATAGTTTATCATGAATTTATTATAGACGCAATTCAACGTTCCTCTGCGCTTATTTTCATAAACGGCCTGGCAAATGTTAAATTAATTAATGAAAATATACTTACATCAATTATGGATATTAAAGAAATATCCTCAGAGGATTTAGCATTAACCCATGTTATAGAAATAACCAAGAAACATTTTCTTAAGATCGCTAACACAAGTGAAATATCAACTATTGGAGAAGTGGTATATGCTTTATTAAATGGAAATACTGTATTTTTATTAGATGGAGATATTAAAGCTTTAAAGATGACAACACCAGGTTGGAAAGAAAAAAATGTATCAGAAACAAACGTTGAAAAGGTACTTAGAGGATCAAACGAAGGATTTACAGAAAATATTTCCATAAACATATCTCAGCTTAGAAGAAGGATTAAATCCTATCAATTAAAAATTGAAGAATTCATAGTAGGTAGACAGACACAAACAAAAATAAATATTACTTATCTGCAGGGAATAGTGGACGACAGCATTGTTAAAGAAGTAAGAAAAAGAATTGAAAAAATAGACGTAGACTCCATTTTAGAAAGTGGATATATAGAAGAATTAATAGAGGATACTCCTTATACAGTATTTCCACAAATTCAACATAGTGAAAGGCCAGATAGGGTAGCAGCTGGCATTTTAGAAGGTAGAGTAGCCATTTTAATAGATGATACACCTTGTGCTTTGATACTTCCTGCCACCATGATTCAATTTTTGCAGGCTAGTGAAGATTATTATGAAAGATATCCAACTGCTTTATTTATTCGATTAATACGACTGATTTTTTTTGGAATTTCACTTTTACTGCCTGGATGCTTTGTGGCAGTCATTTTGTATCATAAAGAAATGATTCCTACTCCACTACTTATTGGTATTCTTGGAGCTGCACGTGGAGTTCCTTTTCCTATTCTTGTTGAAGCACTAATGATGGAAATCACCTTTGAAGCATTTAGAGAAGCAGGAATTCGTCTTCCCGCACCATCTAATCAAACTGTAGGTATGGTTGGTGCAATTGTTATTGGCGAGGCAGCTGTTAGAGCTGGTATTGTCTCACCTATTACAGTTATTATTATAGCTATTACAGCAATAGCTTCTTTTAGCATACCGTCTTATGATATGGGTTATGCTATTCGTATTTTACGTTTTTGTATGATTTTTCTAGGAGGATTTTTAGGTTTATATGGGATTATGCTTGGTGTTATTCTAATTTTAATTCATCTGTCATCCTTAAGATCCTTTGGTGTAAATTATCTTTCCCCTATTTCACCTCTAAACCTAAAAGAATTTAAAGATGTCATAATAAGGTTTCCATGGTGGCATATGAATCATAGACCCCATTATGCCAGTGACTCACAGCGGCAAAGACCTTATTTAAAACCTGATCCACCTGATGAAAATAAAAAAGATGAGAAGAGGCAATAG
- a CDS encoding helix-turn-helix transcriptional regulator: protein MKNKRMKIARMEHDMKQEDLAKAVGVTRQTIGMIESGNYNPSLKLCISICKVLDKTLNELFWEDNN from the coding sequence ATGAAAAATAAAAGAATGAAAATTGCTCGTATGGAACATGACATGAAACAAGAAGATTTAGCAAAAGCTGTCGGAGTTACACGTCAAACTATTGGAATGATTGAATCAGGCAATTATAATCCATCATTGAAATTATGTATTTCAATATGTAAAGTACTTGATAAAACACTAAATGAATTATTTTGGGAGGATAATAATTAA
- a CDS encoding DUF6773 family protein encodes MGRKLMEDERIIAQKRKIQSDTCSIVLIVLLMSTVVQQYIFNAPFSQYAVEFVCFLGASIYIVIRNIISGNDLYGTENNDRKLVVVNSLVSGIIICVIAGTSSYIRYSEKFTNGLLLITLIITFICGTFAAFLGFSVMYFLNKRKQKKISEELDKEDDNI; translated from the coding sequence ATGGGAAGAAAGTTAATGGAGGACGAGAGAATAATAGCTCAAAAGCGCAAGATTCAAAGTGATACTTGCAGTATAGTACTTATTGTACTGCTTATGTCTACAGTTGTTCAGCAATATATTTTTAATGCACCTTTTTCACAATATGCTGTAGAATTCGTATGTTTTCTAGGAGCTTCTATATATATTGTAATCAGAAATATTATCTCAGGAAATGATTTATATGGTACGGAAAATAATGATAGAAAATTAGTTGTAGTGAATAGTCTTGTAAGTGGTATTATAATATGTGTTATTGCAGGAACTTCAAGTTATATAAGATATAGTGAAAAATTCACAAATGGCTTATTGCTTATAACTTTGATAATTACATTTATTTGTGGAACTTTTGCAGCATTTCTAGGATTTTCAGTTATGTACTTTCTAAATAAAAGAAAACAGAAAAAAATATCTGAAGAATTGGACAAAGAAGATGATAATATTTGA
- a CDS encoding MarR family winged helix-turn-helix transcriptional regulator, whose translation MNRQMHRVSHKEGHRKGRLYHGQANLLLLISQNDGASQRELGEQMDIRPSSMTEMLTKLEQNGLIVKKRDDKDQRVMHIHLTEEGKKASEKITESKDTLAESLFTGLTEDEQEQLLILTQKLCASLEMIENSHGEEIYHSHGLGHHGGHCHDFWKENGMHHRHGYHHRYYSEYE comes from the coding sequence TTGAACAGGCAGATGCATCGTGTATCCCATAAAGAAGGTCATAGAAAGGGTAGACTTTATCATGGGCAGGCGAATTTGTTATTGCTGATTTCACAAAATGATGGTGCCAGTCAGAGAGAATTGGGAGAACAGATGGATATACGTCCATCTTCCATGACTGAAATGTTGACGAAGTTAGAACAAAATGGTCTGATTGTGAAGAAACGGGACGACAAAGACCAGAGGGTAATGCACATTCATTTAACTGAAGAAGGTAAAAAAGCATCTGAGAAAATTACTGAAAGTAAAGATACACTTGCAGAATCGTTGTTTACAGGTTTAACAGAGGATGAACAAGAACAATTACTTATTCTTACTCAAAAATTGTGTGCAAGTTTAGAAATGATTGAGAATTCTCATGGAGAAGAAATATACCATAGCCATGGGCTCGGTCATCATGGTGGGCATTGTCATGATTTCTGGAAAGAAAATGGTATGCATCATAGGCATGGATATCATCATAGATATTATTCTGAGTATGAGTAA
- a CDS encoding Fur family transcriptional regulator, whose protein sequence is MEDFEMLLKEKGYRLTEQRQIILNVMLESMGEHLSIKEIWEIARKKDSTLGISTVYRTLKIMAEIGIVTDFDKKDELNKYELNTDEKNFIHPHLICMRCGKIIGIQENLLIGNPKVKIYNKYNFKIEDIRIKCYGFCEKCDEESIKNVK, encoded by the coding sequence ATGGAAGATTTTGAGATGTTGCTTAAAGAAAAAGGATATAGATTGACTGAGCAGCGTCAAATTATATTGAATGTGATGCTGGAAAGTATGGGGGAACACCTAAGCATAAAGGAGATATGGGAGATAGCTAGGAAAAAAGACAGTACATTAGGAATCTCTACTGTTTATCGAACTTTAAAAATTATGGCTGAGATAGGGATTGTTACAGACTTTGATAAAAAAGATGAGCTTAACAAATATGAACTTAATACAGATGAAAAAAACTTTATACATCCTCATCTAATCTGTATGCGTTGTGGAAAGATTATTGGGATTCAAGAAAACTTGCTTATAGGCAACCCGAAAGTAAAAATTTACAATAAGTATAACTTTAAAATAGAAGATATTCGAATTAAATGTTATGGATTCTGTGAGAAATGTGACGAAGAATCGATTAAAAATGTGAAATGA
- a CDS encoding nitroreductase family protein, giving the protein MKFIDLAKSRYSLRKFSEKPVEKEKLDLVLKASLLAPTACNNQPQRILVMENKEALEKIRKCTPYHFNAPVVLLICYDNSESWKRSFDSKDSGDIDASIVTTHLILQASELGLGTTWVGHFDPDIIKKEFSLPDHIVPVALLPLGYPAAGASPNPLHYKRESLEKIVFYNNF; this is encoded by the coding sequence ATGAAATTTATTGACCTTGCAAAAAGCAGATATTCCCTTCGCAAATTTAGTGAAAAACCAGTGGAAAAAGAAAAACTTGACCTTGTGCTGAAGGCTAGCCTGCTTGCTCCTACTGCTTGTAATAATCAACCACAGCGTATTCTTGTGATGGAAAATAAAGAAGCCTTGGAGAAAATAAGAAAATGCACGCCCTATCATTTTAACGCACCGGTAGTATTACTCATCTGCTATGACAATTCAGAAAGCTGGAAACGTAGTTTCGATAGTAAAGATAGTGGAGATATAGACGCCAGTATCGTAACTACACATTTAATACTACAAGCTTCAGAACTTGGACTTGGTACTACCTGGGTAGGACATTTTGACCCCGATATTATCAAAAAAGAATTTTCTTTGCCAGATCATATTGTGCCGGTTGCCTTGCTCCCTTTAGGATACCCTGCAGCAGGTGCCTCACCGAATCCACTGCATTATAAAAGAGAGTCATTAGAGAAAATAGTATTCTATAATAACTTTTAG
- a CDS encoding NADH:flavin oxidoreductase, translating into MNYLNKPLDTGKLLLKNRLIMPPMATAKSGIDGRISKDILDYYDEKSRGGYISLIIIEHSFVSQQGKASNNQLSIAQESMVEDLKKLAEIIHKNGCKTIMQINHAGSAANVEVTGMEIVGPSAVPNPFGTGMTPKELQKNEIKTIVNEFKEAALRVKNAGFDGVEIHSAHGYLLNQFLSPITNKRQDEYGGDITGRIKIHRDIVKNVREAVGESFPIFMRLGASDYMDGGLTIEDSKIAAQQLEKAGVNVLDISGGLCRYTIPGVNEEGYFTPLSKAIKEVVSIPVIVTGGVIHAKTADEILSRGEADLIGVGRAIYKDSDWAKNAMK; encoded by the coding sequence ATGAATTATTTAAATAAACCATTAGATACAGGTAAATTATTACTAAAAAATAGATTGATTATGCCCCCTATGGCAACAGCAAAATCGGGGATAGACGGAAGGATAAGCAAAGACATTTTAGATTATTATGATGAAAAATCAAGAGGGGGATATATTTCTCTTATTATCATTGAACACAGTTTTGTATCACAGCAGGGGAAAGCTAGTAACAATCAGCTGTCTATTGCACAGGAAAGTATGGTGGAGGATCTAAAAAAACTAGCAGAAATTATTCATAAAAATGGATGTAAAACGATAATGCAGATAAATCATGCTGGAAGTGCAGCAAATGTTGAGGTCACAGGTATGGAAATTGTGGGGCCTTCAGCTGTTCCTAATCCCTTTGGAACAGGAATGACTCCAAAAGAACTTCAAAAAAATGAGATTAAAACAATTGTAAATGAATTTAAAGAGGCAGCACTAAGGGTAAAAAATGCGGGTTTTGATGGTGTAGAGATTCACTCTGCCCATGGCTATCTTTTAAATCAGTTTTTATCTCCTATTACCAATAAAAGACAAGATGAATATGGAGGAGATATAACAGGAAGAATTAAGATTCATAGGGATATTGTAAAGAATGTACGTGAAGCTGTAGGTGAATCTTTCCCAATATTTATGAGACTGGGTGCATCTGATTATATGGATGGAGGTTTAACTATAGAAGACAGCAAGATAGCCGCACAGCAGCTTGAAAAAGCTGGGGTGAATGTTTTGGATATTTCAGGAGGACTTTGCAGATATACTATTCCCGGAGTAAATGAGGAAGGTTATTTTACACCTCTTTCAAAGGCAATTAAAGAAGTTGTGTCAATACCTGTAATTGTAACAGGTGGAGTTATCCATGCAAAAACAGCAGATGAGATTTTAAGTAGGGGAGAAGCTGATTTAATAGGAGTGGGAAGAGCTATATACAAGGATTCAGATTGGGCTAAGAATGCTATGAAATAA
- a CDS encoding serine hydrolase → MFKKSLMCIFLSIFLAFSSGSIIEITAHAETASISNEFTINVDGTNIPSKYVQPYQNLNSVVMLSLNVLCQKLDTDAKLEVKNDSALLNISNYKIKIENNNKKISVNGKNITLATAPVIKTNIVFVPLEFFSEVLGKTINWDNSTKSIEIYTSSKNIEYSFKDVLNLKNYLTISQKLDNYLNALETTDNFHGSVLVARNGSIILNKGYGKSDFEQNIKNTEDTTFPIGSMTKQFTAMAIMQLVERGSINVDDVISKYIPDFPNGNIITIQELLTHSSGIVNCTNLPEFWSMSIDSFNDINNVINLFKNKPLEFQPGSKFSYSNSGYILLGYIVEKVSGTNYIDYLQKNIFHPLNMKNTGLGYNGMKKMYTSTGYSGYLDVFPISDMVTINGAYGAGDLCSTTGDLYKWDRALYTDKLVKQSTLKDIFSNHIQITSSGIYYGYGWMLSKENYGKKIYHGGNTLGFTSNIARYPDKDLTIIILTNVGYYNINSLNDTLADISLGKNYEMPKKKSIIKVDDALLDKYIGNYKIEGNLGSISITHENGHLYCEQNNSGQKYELFAQSQNKFFLRVSDVQINFNINDKNQVTGISLYESGQEISAEKIK, encoded by the coding sequence ATGTTTAAGAAATCATTGATGTGTATTTTTCTCTCAATCTTTTTAGCATTTTCAAGTGGTAGTATAATAGAGATAACAGCACATGCTGAGACAGCATCCATTTCAAATGAATTTACCATAAACGTAGATGGCACCAATATTCCATCAAAATATGTACAACCCTATCAAAATTTAAATTCAGTAGTTATGCTTTCACTTAACGTATTATGTCAGAAACTAGATACGGATGCAAAACTTGAAGTAAAAAATGACAGTGCTCTACTGAATATCTCCAATTATAAGATAAAAATTGAAAACAATAACAAAAAAATATCTGTAAATGGGAAAAATATCACTTTGGCCACAGCACCTGTTATTAAAACGAATATTGTTTTTGTACCTCTTGAATTTTTCAGTGAAGTACTTGGTAAGACAATAAATTGGGACAACAGTACAAAATCCATTGAAATATATACTTCTTCAAAAAATATAGAATACTCTTTTAAAGATGTGTTAAATCTAAAAAATTATTTAACCATTTCACAAAAATTGGATAACTATTTAAATGCACTGGAAACTACAGATAACTTTCACGGCAGTGTACTTGTGGCACGGAATGGCAGTATAATTCTTAATAAGGGATATGGGAAATCTGACTTTGAACAAAATATTAAAAACACTGAAGACACCACATTTCCCATAGGTTCCATGACCAAACAATTTACAGCCATGGCAATAATGCAGCTGGTTGAAAGAGGCTCTATAAATGTAGATGATGTTATATCCAAATACATACCAGATTTTCCAAATGGGAATATTATAACAATACAAGAGCTTCTGACCCACAGTTCAGGAATTGTAAACTGTACAAATTTACCTGAGTTCTGGTCTATGAGTATTGATTCCTTTAATGATATAAATAATGTAATAAATTTATTTAAAAATAAGCCTCTGGAATTTCAACCTGGAAGTAAATTTAGCTACAGCAATTCAGGGTATATACTACTTGGGTATATAGTTGAAAAAGTAAGCGGAACAAATTATATAGATTATCTGCAAAAAAATATATTTCATCCTCTTAACATGAAAAATACGGGACTAGGTTATAATGGAATGAAAAAAATGTATACCTCCACAGGATATAGTGGTTATCTGGATGTTTTCCCCATAAGCGATATGGTGACAATTAACGGTGCCTATGGTGCAGGTGACTTATGTTCCACCACAGGAGATTTGTATAAATGGGACAGAGCCCTTTATACAGATAAATTAGTAAAACAATCAACTTTAAAAGATATTTTTTCAAATCACATACAGATAACATCATCTGGAATATACTATGGCTATGGTTGGATGTTATCAAAAGAAAATTACGGGAAAAAAATATATCACGGCGGAAATACACTTGGCTTCACAAGCAATATAGCAAGATATCCAGATAAAGATTTAACTATAATTATTCTCACTAATGTGGGATATTACAATATAAATTCTCTTAATGATACTCTGGCAGATATATCCCTTGGAAAAAACTATGAGATGCCCAAGAAAAAATCCATAATAAAAGTTGATGATGCCCTCCTTGACAAATATATAGGGAATTATAAAATTGAGGGCAATCTTGGAAGCATATCCATAACACATGAGAATGGACACCTATATTGTGAGCAAAACAATAGTGGACAAAAATATGAACTCTTTGCCCAATCACAAAATAAATTTTTTCTGAGAGTATCTGATGTTCAAATAAATTTTAATATAAATGACAAAAATCAGGTTACAGGAATCTCCCTGTATGAGTCAGGTCAAGAAATAAGTGCAGAGAAAATCAAATAA
- a CDS encoding cupin domain-containing protein: MNTLIKNIPFSKILTLKELISYQEGQVVSRTIAQTPSVNISLFSLDKGEGISTHVTSGDAMVQILDGVAEITIDNNTFTVKAGETIIMPSNIPHALEAGERFKMLLTIIR; the protein is encoded by the coding sequence ATGAATACTTTAATTAAAAATATACCATTTTCAAAAATACTTACTTTAAAAGAACTAATATCCTATCAAGAAGGTCAAGTTGTAAGCAGAACTATTGCACAGACACCTTCTGTGAATATCTCCCTATTCTCACTGGATAAAGGTGAAGGAATAAGCACTCACGTAACTTCTGGAGATGCTATGGTTCAAATATTAGATGGAGTAGCAGAAATTACAATAGATAATAATACTTTCACTGTCAAAGCAGGTGAAACCATAATAATGCCTTCTAATATTCCTCATGCACTTGAAGCTGGAGAAAGATTCAAAATGCTTTTAACAATTATCAGATAA
- a CDS encoding lipid II flippase Amj family protein, whose protein sequence is MTIQVYLVFILTFIIYMIGTLAYSARIVGVRTGRIAVSFAVFNVFVLIQRTANTVQAPLLAKTIENGINSGQSAGLIHIFRWVIFSITLATIAGAILMPTFIKIFNKLVISFSVYRSLPRLMMHAFSKSGIEQFKNSISIPKRENLSELKNFNKTPKKVILLNMISFSVSSISVLSALYAGCLSPDLRTTCSTLSAVINSISTIFMVMFIDPYLSMMTDDVIRGESTELEFNRCIIFIVGGLIAGSILSQFLLVPASKLIVIIARLI, encoded by the coding sequence ATGACAATTCAAGTTTATTTGGTTTTTATTTTAACCTTTATTATTTACATGATAGGAACATTGGCATATTCTGCAAGAATTGTAGGAGTAAGAACAGGGAGAATTGCGGTATCTTTTGCCGTATTTAATGTATTTGTACTGATACAGAGAACGGCCAATACTGTACAGGCACCTTTACTTGCAAAAACTATTGAGAATGGTATAAATTCAGGACAATCTGCCGGTTTAATACATATCTTTAGATGGGTAATCTTTTCTATTACATTAGCTACAATAGCAGGTGCAATTTTAATGCCTACTTTTATAAAAATATTCAACAAATTAGTTATATCATTTAGTGTTTACAGATCTCTGCCTAGATTAATGATGCATGCATTTTCAAAGTCGGGAATCGAACAATTTAAAAATAGTATTTCAATCCCTAAAAGAGAAAACCTATCTGAACTTAAAAATTTTAACAAAACTCCTAAAAAAGTGATTTTATTAAATATGATTTCATTTTCAGTATCAAGTATAAGTGTTTTGTCAGCTTTGTATGCAGGATGTCTTAGTCCAGATTTGAGAACTACATGCAGCACTTTATCAGCGGTGATTAATAGTATTTCAACAATATTTATGGTTATGTTTATTGATCCCTATTTATCTATGATGACAGATGATGTAATAAGGGGAGAATCTACAGAACTGGAGTTTAATCGTTGTATAATTTTTATTGTAGGAGGTTTAATTGCGGGAAGTATACTTTCCCAATTTTTATTAGTACCTGCTTCAAAGTTAATAGTAATTATTGCAAGGCTTATTTAA
- a CDS encoding histidine kinase N-terminal 7TM domain-containing diguanylate cyclase, with amino-acid sequence MYFYSIMLFSLAFILVGFYAFLHKRINVSGVRPFIICVLLVAVWNSTYSMELLSYTLKAKVIWFVIRMAFILYIPAFWLMITLELTDRRNFKSWKNSLLVIMPTISAFLILTSSYNNWFIYNFYLEPSYGYKVLRFATGSWFWVNAAYNYLLNTVNIGLLMQAVFSKQYIWKKQAIIMIIGMLIPIISNIMLVGNLGFNKNLDFTPISFLLSLLVTAFGMFKYRFMDIVPVAQEYAFDDMNELMIILNQSKKIVDMNKKALKMFNTSIPEVIGTPIHKVIQDITKYDFSNPHNSAVKIGLNYKFAEKEFYYYGSINVVKGSRCNIVGYLILLEDITELTITQQKLEKANEELWKLNQELYNKSIKDGLTEMYNKKHIIMLLGKNLQKAIKNKIPLIIAIFDIDYFKRLNDNYGHLVGDSVLKKVAELIRAELGDNGTVGRFGGEEFLIFMPNVELNAGGKLCDKIRFTISNYKFEYDRVTVTISAGVSQLKSDDDINSLIKRADDCLYKAKANGRNKIELEEQ; translated from the coding sequence ATGTATTTTTATAGCATAATGTTATTTTCATTGGCTTTTATATTAGTAGGATTTTATGCTTTCCTACATAAAAGAATTAATGTTTCAGGTGTAAGGCCGTTTATTATATGTGTTTTGTTAGTTGCTGTATGGAATAGTACATATTCTATGGAACTATTAAGTTATACACTGAAAGCAAAAGTCATATGGTTTGTAATAAGAATGGCGTTTATATTATATATTCCTGCATTCTGGCTGATGATAACGCTGGAGCTAACAGATAGGCGGAATTTTAAAAGTTGGAAAAATAGTCTTCTTGTCATTATGCCCACCATTTCAGCTTTTCTCATTTTAACCTCTTCCTACAATAATTGGTTTATATATAATTTTTATCTTGAACCCAGTTATGGATATAAAGTTCTGCGATTTGCTACAGGTTCTTGGTTTTGGGTTAATGCAGCTTATAATTATCTTCTCAATACAGTTAATATAGGATTATTAATGCAAGCTGTATTTTCAAAACAATATATTTGGAAAAAGCAGGCCATCATCATGATTATTGGAATGCTTATACCGATTATTAGTAATATTATGCTAGTGGGAAATTTAGGGTTCAATAAGAATTTGGATTTTACTCCTATTTCGTTTTTACTTTCATTGTTAGTAACTGCTTTTGGAATGTTTAAGTATAGGTTTATGGATATTGTTCCTGTTGCTCAAGAATATGCTTTTGATGATATGAATGAACTGATGATAATACTTAATCAAAGTAAAAAGATTGTAGATATGAATAAGAAGGCACTGAAAATGTTCAATACTTCTATTCCAGAAGTAATTGGAACACCAATACATAAAGTTATACAGGATATTACAAAGTATGATTTTTCTAATCCACATAATTCTGCGGTGAAGATTGGTTTAAATTATAAATTTGCAGAGAAAGAGTTTTATTATTATGGTTCCATTAATGTAGTTAAAGGGAGTAGATGCAATATAGTTGGCTATTTAATATTATTGGAGGATATAACAGAATTGACAATTACCCAGCAGAAGTTAGAAAAAGCAAATGAAGAATTGTGGAAATTGAATCAAGAACTTTATAATAAATCCATTAAAGATGGTTTAACTGAAATGTATAACAAAAAACATATTATTATGTTATTGGGGAAAAATCTTCAAAAAGCAATAAAAAATAAGATACCTCTTATAATAGCTATATTTGACATTGATTATTTTAAACGACTTAATGATAATTATGGACATTTAGTTGGAGATAGTGTACTTAAAAAAGTAGCGGAATTAATTAGAGCAGAGTTAGGAGACAATGGAACAGTAGGAAGATTTGGAGGGGAAGAGTTCCTGATATTTATGCCCAATGTAGAATTAAATGCTGGTGGCAAATTATGCGATAAAATCAGATTTACCATAAGTAATTACAAGTTTGAATATGATAGGGTAACTGTTACTATTAGTGCAGGTGTATCACAATTGAAATCAGATGATGATATTAATTCGTTAATAAAAAGAGCAGATGATTGCTTATATAAAGCAAAAGCAAATGGAAGAAATAAAATTGAATTGGAAGAACAATAA